The DNA segment AGGTTCTCGGAAACGGAACCGTCTTTGGCGTGCCCGTTATGTGGGACAGCTTTGAGCCATTCATCATGATGGTAAAGGCTCCGGGTGCATTTATCTGCCTCGGTGTCATTCTGGCATGCATGAACGCGTTCAACATCTGGAATGCCAAGCGCAAGAGTCTGCCTGCACCCAAGCCGATCGCTGGCTGTGGTGGAGACTGTGGCTCCTGTGGTGGTTGCGGTAAGTAATCTCACCAACCTTAGCTGAATGGGAAAGTGCTATGGAATACTTTCTGCTCGTAATTTCCGCAATTTTTATCAACAACATCGTGCTGGTGCAGTATCTTGGTACCTGCCCGTTTATGGGGACGTCCAAGAGTATTGATGTCGCACTCGGCATGGGCGGTGCTGTTATGTTTGTTTTGGTGATGGCAACAGCCATTACCTGGCCCGTCCATGTGTATGCACTCAAGCCCAATGGTCTTGAGTATCTGCAAACCATCGCGTTTATTCTGATTATTGCGTCGCTTGTCCAGTTTGTTGAAATGTTTCTCAAGAAGGCCATTCCGCCGCTGTACAAGTCTCTTGGTTTGTTCCTGCCGCTTATCACGACGAACTGCGCCGTACTGGGTGTAGCAATCATGGTTCAGCGCAGTGAATATAGTTTCTTGAAGTCCATTGTTTTTGCTCTTGCATCTGGCGCAGGCTTTACCATTGCATTGGTAATTCTGTCGTCCATTAGAGAAAGACTGGACATCTCACCCCTCCCTCATGTATTTCGCGGAGTCCCAAGTGCATTGGTGATGGCCGGTCTCATGTCGCTTGCATTTTTTGCATTCCAGGGCATGGCCGCCTAGCCGGTGCTGCAACACCGCTAAATCGTGAGAGGAATGTAATATGATGAATTCTGTCGCCTTAGTCCTTGGTGGATGTGCCCTGGCCGTAGGCTCCCTGCTGCATGGCGTTTTGTTCGTGCTGCTGTTTTCTGGAGTCGTTTATACCGGGGGGAACCTGATGCCCAAGCCGAAGCACCGTTCTGGCCGCTTCTTTCCGGGTTCCGCGTTTTCACGCCATGCCAAGCTGGCTGTGCCTGCTTTTTTGGTTTTGTGTGTCGACGTTGCCCTTGTGGCTGTCGCGCTCAAGCACGCTGGAGCGTAGCCAGAAAAGCGGGGAAGGTGGCTAACTGTCAGGAAGGGTAAACGTTATGGCGAGTACGTCGATATTCTTGCTTTCTGGACTTGGTTTTGCCGCAGCATCTATTCTGGCTGTTGCATCCAAGGTTTTGCATGTGAAAGAAGACCCGCGCATTGCCGAGGTCGAAGCCTGCCTGCCCGGTGCAAACTGTGGTGGCTGTGGCTATCCCGGATGTAGTGCTGCTGCAGCGGCTGTTGTCGCTGGCGAAGCATCCCCAGAGCTGTGTGTGGCTGGCGGAATGGAAACCGCAACGGCTGTAGCGCGTGTTATGGGCATGTCTGTTGCCTTTAAGGAACCCAAGGTTGCGGCTGGTATTTGTACTGGCGGCAAGCGAGCCAGAGAGCTGTATGACTATAACGGCGTCGAAGACTGCCGGGCTATGGCCATGCTGTATGGTGGCGACAAGATTTGCGGAATGGCATGTCTTGGGAAGGGTTCTTGCGTCAAGGCGTGTTCCTTTGGCGCCATTGAGATGTCCGAAGAGGGCTTGCCTGTTGTGAACAGGTCTTTGTGTGTTGCCTGTGGGCAGTGCGTAGAGGCGTGTCCGACAGGGGCGATTCGGGTCAATGGCCTGTCGAGCGAGCTGCTGCACATGAATCAGCTGGATGACTGCCTTGCTCCGTGCATGCAGAAATGTCCTGCACAGCTTGATGTGCGAACCATGATTCAGCAGATCAAGAAGAATGAAATGGGCGAAGCGCTGCTGACGCTCAAAAAACGTATTGCACTTCCAGGTATTGTTGGACGCATTTGCCCGCATGGCTGTGAAACAATTTGCCGTCGTCAGATCGTTGATGAAGGCATTGCCATTAATTCCCTTGAGCGCCACGTCGCTGACTGGGAAATGGAATCCGGTGGACGGGTTCCGGTATCGTGTAATCCTGCCAATGGACACCGGGTTGCGGTTGTTGGTGGTGGTGCCGCTGGATTGAGCTGCGCCTTTTACCTGCGCCGACTCGGATATGAAGTTCATGTTTTTGATAAGCAGCAGACTCTTGGTGGCATGGTTCGCCATGCTATTCCTGATTATCGTGTTCCGCAGAGTGTTTCTGAATGGGAAGTTCAGGGCATTCTGGATCTTGGCGTTATTGCCGAGCCGGGAACGGTCTTTGGTCAGGACATAACGCTTGAAAGTCTTCGCAATGATGGCTTTGAGGTAACATTTGTTGCAACGGGTGCATGGAAGACGCCAGCCCTTGGCATTCCCGGCGAGGAGAGTGCTCAGTGTGTAAATGGCATTGAATTCCTGACGACCTTGAAAAAGAACCAGCCAGACCTTGAGGGCAAGCGCCTTGTTATTGTTGGTGACACCAACGCTGCAATGGACGTTGCCCGGAGTGCTGGTCGTTTGCATGCGGCAAGCGTTGTTGTGCTGACAAAGCACATCAAGCGAAAGATGTCTGCGAACAATCTGGAGATTGACCGAGCTGCCGAGCTTGGCACAAGTCTTCTGTTCAAGACGACACCGACCGCAATTGAAGCCGGTGCAGATGGCCTGACTGTTCGCTATGTTTCTACCGAATACAAAGACCCGAAAAAGGCGACTGGTGAGCCAAAGCCTGTTGAAGGAACAGAAGCGTCAATTCAGTGCGATTTGGTTGTAAATTGCGCTGATCGTGTGGCTGATCTGGCTCCGTTTACGTCTGAAGATGGTGAGTGCGAAATGAAGCTCACCAAGAAGGGCACCCTGGACGCCAATAAAGAAACGCTCCAGACTGCCGTGCCGGACGTCTTTATTGGTGGCGAGCTGTATCGTGGGCGTGGTCCCATTGTTCAGGCTGTTTCTGATGGCCGTGTTGCCGCTCGTTCCATCCATATGTTGATTACGACAGGCAAGGTTGAAGCTCCTGAGAATGCTCAGCTCCGCGTTATTCCGGAAACAATTCTGAAGGGCATGAAAGTTGAGTACTCCGTGCCGCGAGTTCAGATTCCAGAGATTCCGGTTGAGGAGCGTCGTTCGACGTTCCACGAAGAAGTGAGCAAGGCTCT comes from the Desulfobaculum bizertense DSM 18034 genome and includes:
- a CDS encoding electron transport complex protein RnfA produces the protein MEYFLLVISAIFINNIVLVQYLGTCPFMGTSKSIDVALGMGGAVMFVLVMATAITWPVHVYALKPNGLEYLQTIAFILIIASLVQFVEMFLKKAIPPLYKSLGLFLPLITTNCAVLGVAIMVQRSEYSFLKSIVFALASGAGFTIALVILSSIRERLDISPLPHVFRGVPSALVMAGLMSLAFFAFQGMAA
- a CDS encoding RnfABCDGE type electron transport complex subunit B, which encodes MASTSIFLLSGLGFAAASILAVASKVLHVKEDPRIAEVEACLPGANCGGCGYPGCSAAAAAVVAGEASPELCVAGGMETATAVARVMGMSVAFKEPKVAAGICTGGKRARELYDYNGVEDCRAMAMLYGGDKICGMACLGKGSCVKACSFGAIEMSEEGLPVVNRSLCVACGQCVEACPTGAIRVNGLSSELLHMNQLDDCLAPCMQKCPAQLDVRTMIQQIKKNEMGEALLTLKKRIALPGIVGRICPHGCETICRRQIVDEGIAINSLERHVADWEMESGGRVPVSCNPANGHRVAVVGGGAAGLSCAFYLRRLGYEVHVFDKQQTLGGMVRHAIPDYRVPQSVSEWEVQGILDLGVIAEPGTVFGQDITLESLRNDGFEVTFVATGAWKTPALGIPGEESAQCVNGIEFLTTLKKNQPDLEGKRLVIVGDTNAAMDVARSAGRLHAASVVVLTKHIKRKMSANNLEIDRAAELGTSLLFKTTPTAIEAGADGLTVRYVSTEYKDPKKATGEPKPVEGTEASIQCDLVVNCADRVADLAPFTSEDGECEMKLTKKGTLDANKETLQTAVPDVFIGGELYRGRGPIVQAVSDGRVAARSIHMLITTGKVEAPENAQLRVIPETILKGMKVEYSVPRVQIPEIPVEERRSTFHEEVSKALDRASAEREASRCLRCGLTCYDASAGAQYAGQPGVKSLLEEQED